In the Peromyscus maniculatus bairdii isolate BWxNUB_F1_BW_parent chromosome 20, HU_Pman_BW_mat_3.1, whole genome shotgun sequence genome, one interval contains:
- the LOC121824272 gene encoding translation machinery-associated protein 7 yields MSGHEGGKKKPLKQPKKQAKEMDEEDKAFKQKQKEEQKKLEELKAKAAGKGPLATGGIKKSGKK; encoded by the coding sequence ATGTCGGGCCACGAAGGTGGCAAAAAGAAACCCCTGAAACAGCCCAAGAAGCAGGCCAAGGAGATGGACGAGGAAGATAAGGCTTtcaagcagaaacagaaggaggagCAGAAGAAACTCGAGGAGCTAAAAGCCAAGGCCGCGGGCAAGGGACCCCTGGCCACAGGTGGAATTAAGAAATCTGGCAAAAAGTAA